The Chlorocebus sabaeus isolate Y175 chromosome 1, mChlSab1.0.hap1, whole genome shotgun sequence genome includes a region encoding these proteins:
- the LSP1 gene encoding lymphocyte-specific protein 1 isoform X1, translating into MLLSLKPSEAPELDEDEGFGDWSQRPEQRQEHEGVQGASDSREPPRCRSPEGEQEDKPGLHAGEKEDGDEVHLEELSLSKEEPDPEDTVQDNLGAAGAEEEQEEHQKCQQPRTPSPLILEGTIEHSSPPLSPTTKLIDRTESLNRSIEKSNSVKKSQPDLPISKIDQRLEQYTQAIETAGRTPKLARQASIELPSMAVASTKSRWETGEVQAQSATKTPSCKDIVAGDMSKKSLWEQKGGSKTSSTIKSTPSGKRYKFVATGHGKYEKVLVEGGPAP; encoded by the exons ATGCT CCTCAGCCTGAAGCCCTCGGAGGCCCCTGAACTGGATGAGGACGAGGGCTTTGGCGACTGGTCCCAGAGGCCAGAGCAGCGACAGGAGCATGAGGGGGTCCAGGGAGCCTCGGACAGCAGAGAACCCCCCCGGTGCAGGAGTCCTGAGGGGGAGCAAGAGGACAA GCCCGGCCTGCATGCTGGTGAAAAGGAGGACGGTGACGAAGTCCACCTGGAGGAGTTGAGTCTGAGCAAGGAGGAGCCAGACCCAGAGGACACTGTCCAGGACAACCTGGGGGCCGCAGGGgctgaggaggagcaggaggag cACCAGAAATGTCAGCAGCCCAGGACACccagccccttgatcttggagGGGACCATTGAACACAGCTCACCTCCCCTGAGCCCCACCACTAAA CTCATCGACAGGACCGAGTCCCTAAACCGCTCCATAGAGAAGag TAACAGTGTGAAGAAGTCCCAACCAGACTTGCCCATCTCCAAGATTGACCAGCGGCTGGAACAATACACCCAGGCCATCGAG ACCGCTGGCCGGACCCCCAAGCTAGCCCGCCAGGCCTCCATAGAGCTGCCCAGCATGGCCGTGGCCAGTACCAAGAGTCGGTGGGAGACGGGTGAGGTACAGGCTCAGTCTGCCACCAAGACTCCATCCTGCAAG GATATTGTGGCTGGAGACATGAGCAAGAAAAGCCTCTGGGAGCAGAAGGGAGGCTCCAAGACCTCATCAACAATTAAG AGCACCCCATCTGGGAAGAGGTATAAGTTTGTGGCCACCGGGCATGGGAAGTATGAGAAGGTGCTTGTGGAAGGGGGCCCGGCGCCCTA
- the LSP1 gene encoding lymphocyte-specific protein 1 isoform X6 has translation MAEASSDPGAEEREELLGPTAQWSVEDEEEATRNPCRQERDRQLQAQDVDGGGHVPERPEHEMLPGLHAGEKEDGDEVHLEELSLSKEEPDPEDTVQDNLGAAGAEEEQEEHQKCQQPRTPSPLILEGTIEHSSPPLSPTTKLIDRTESLNRSIEKSNSVKKSQPDLPISKIDQRLEQYTQAIETAGRTPKLARQASIELPSMAVASTKSRWETGEVQAQSATKTPSCKDIVAGDMSKKSLWEQKGGSKTSSTIKSTPSGKRYKFVATGHGKYEKVLVEGGPAP, from the exons GCCCACTGCTCAGTGGAGTGTGGAAGACGAGGAGGAGGCCACCCGCAACCCATGCCGGCAGGAGAGAGACCGGCAGCTTCAGGCCCAGGATGTGGACGGAGGCGGCCATGTCCCCGAGCGGCCGGAGCACGAGATGCT GCCCGGCCTGCATGCTGGTGAAAAGGAGGACGGTGACGAAGTCCACCTGGAGGAGTTGAGTCTGAGCAAGGAGGAGCCAGACCCAGAGGACACTGTCCAGGACAACCTGGGGGCCGCAGGGgctgaggaggagcaggaggag cACCAGAAATGTCAGCAGCCCAGGACACccagccccttgatcttggagGGGACCATTGAACACAGCTCACCTCCCCTGAGCCCCACCACTAAA CTCATCGACAGGACCGAGTCCCTAAACCGCTCCATAGAGAAGag TAACAGTGTGAAGAAGTCCCAACCAGACTTGCCCATCTCCAAGATTGACCAGCGGCTGGAACAATACACCCAGGCCATCGAG ACCGCTGGCCGGACCCCCAAGCTAGCCCGCCAGGCCTCCATAGAGCTGCCCAGCATGGCCGTGGCCAGTACCAAGAGTCGGTGGGAGACGGGTGAGGTACAGGCTCAGTCTGCCACCAAGACTCCATCCTGCAAG GATATTGTGGCTGGAGACATGAGCAAGAAAAGCCTCTGGGAGCAGAAGGGAGGCTCCAAGACCTCATCAACAATTAAG AGCACCCCATCTGGGAAGAGGTATAAGTTTGTGGCCACCGGGCATGGGAAGTATGAGAAGGTGCTTGTGGAAGGGGGCCCGGCGCCCTA
- the LSP1 gene encoding lymphocyte-specific protein 1 isoform X2, whose amino-acid sequence MAEASSDPGAEEREELLGPTAQWSVEDEEEATRNPCRQERDRQLQAQDVDGGGHVPERPEHEMLLSLKPSEAPELDEDEGFGDWSQRPEQRQEHEGVQGASDSREPPRCRSPEGEQEDKPGLHAGEKEDGDEVHLEELSLSKEEPDPEDTVQDNLGAAGAEEEQEEHQKCQQPRTPSPLILEGTIEHSSPPLSPTTKLIDRTESLNRSIEKSNSVKKSQPDLPISKIDQRLEQYTQAIETAGRTPKLARQASIELPSMAVASTKSRWETGEVQAQSATKTPSCKDIVAGDMSKKSLWEQKGGSKTSSTIKSTPSGKRYKFVATGHGKYEKVLVEGGPAP is encoded by the exons GCCCACTGCTCAGTGGAGTGTGGAAGACGAGGAGGAGGCCACCCGCAACCCATGCCGGCAGGAGAGAGACCGGCAGCTTCAGGCCCAGGATGTGGACGGAGGCGGCCATGTCCCCGAGCGGCCGGAGCACGAGATGCT CCTCAGCCTGAAGCCCTCGGAGGCCCCTGAACTGGATGAGGACGAGGGCTTTGGCGACTGGTCCCAGAGGCCAGAGCAGCGACAGGAGCATGAGGGGGTCCAGGGAGCCTCGGACAGCAGAGAACCCCCCCGGTGCAGGAGTCCTGAGGGGGAGCAAGAGGACAA GCCCGGCCTGCATGCTGGTGAAAAGGAGGACGGTGACGAAGTCCACCTGGAGGAGTTGAGTCTGAGCAAGGAGGAGCCAGACCCAGAGGACACTGTCCAGGACAACCTGGGGGCCGCAGGGgctgaggaggagcaggaggag cACCAGAAATGTCAGCAGCCCAGGACACccagccccttgatcttggagGGGACCATTGAACACAGCTCACCTCCCCTGAGCCCCACCACTAAA CTCATCGACAGGACCGAGTCCCTAAACCGCTCCATAGAGAAGag TAACAGTGTGAAGAAGTCCCAACCAGACTTGCCCATCTCCAAGATTGACCAGCGGCTGGAACAATACACCCAGGCCATCGAG ACCGCTGGCCGGACCCCCAAGCTAGCCCGCCAGGCCTCCATAGAGCTGCCCAGCATGGCCGTGGCCAGTACCAAGAGTCGGTGGGAGACGGGTGAGGTACAGGCTCAGTCTGCCACCAAGACTCCATCCTGCAAG GATATTGTGGCTGGAGACATGAGCAAGAAAAGCCTCTGGGAGCAGAAGGGAGGCTCCAAGACCTCATCAACAATTAAG AGCACCCCATCTGGGAAGAGGTATAAGTTTGTGGCCACCGGGCATGGGAAGTATGAGAAGGTGCTTGTGGAAGGGGGCCCGGCGCCCTA
- the LSP1 gene encoding lymphocyte-specific protein 1 isoform X4, producing the protein MPTAQWSVEDEEEATRNPCRQERDRQLQAQDVDGGGHVPERPEHEMLLSLKPSEAPELDEDEGFGDWSQRPEQRQEHEGVQGASDSREPPRCRSPEGEQEDKPGLHAGEKEDGDEVHLEELSLSKEEPDPEDTVQDNLGAAGAEEEQEEHQKCQQPRTPSPLILEGTIEHSSPPLSPTTKLIDRTESLNRSIEKSNSVKKSQPDLPISKIDQRLEQYTQAIETAGRTPKLARQASIELPSMAVASTKSRWETGEVQAQSATKTPSCKDIVAGDMSKKSLWEQKGGSKTSSTIKSTPSGKRYKFVATGHGKYEKVLVEGGPAP; encoded by the exons AT GCCCACTGCTCAGTGGAGTGTGGAAGACGAGGAGGAGGCCACCCGCAACCCATGCCGGCAGGAGAGAGACCGGCAGCTTCAGGCCCAGGATGTGGACGGAGGCGGCCATGTCCCCGAGCGGCCGGAGCACGAGATGCT CCTCAGCCTGAAGCCCTCGGAGGCCCCTGAACTGGATGAGGACGAGGGCTTTGGCGACTGGTCCCAGAGGCCAGAGCAGCGACAGGAGCATGAGGGGGTCCAGGGAGCCTCGGACAGCAGAGAACCCCCCCGGTGCAGGAGTCCTGAGGGGGAGCAAGAGGACAA GCCCGGCCTGCATGCTGGTGAAAAGGAGGACGGTGACGAAGTCCACCTGGAGGAGTTGAGTCTGAGCAAGGAGGAGCCAGACCCAGAGGACACTGTCCAGGACAACCTGGGGGCCGCAGGGgctgaggaggagcaggaggag cACCAGAAATGTCAGCAGCCCAGGACACccagccccttgatcttggagGGGACCATTGAACACAGCTCACCTCCCCTGAGCCCCACCACTAAA CTCATCGACAGGACCGAGTCCCTAAACCGCTCCATAGAGAAGag TAACAGTGTGAAGAAGTCCCAACCAGACTTGCCCATCTCCAAGATTGACCAGCGGCTGGAACAATACACCCAGGCCATCGAG ACCGCTGGCCGGACCCCCAAGCTAGCCCGCCAGGCCTCCATAGAGCTGCCCAGCATGGCCGTGGCCAGTACCAAGAGTCGGTGGGAGACGGGTGAGGTACAGGCTCAGTCTGCCACCAAGACTCCATCCTGCAAG GATATTGTGGCTGGAGACATGAGCAAGAAAAGCCTCTGGGAGCAGAAGGGAGGCTCCAAGACCTCATCAACAATTAAG AGCACCCCATCTGGGAAGAGGTATAAGTTTGTGGCCACCGGGCATGGGAAGTATGAGAAGGTGCTTGTGGAAGGGGGCCCGGCGCCCTA
- the LSP1 gene encoding lymphocyte-specific protein 1 isoform X5, which yields MRTRALATGPRGQSSDRSMRGSREPRTAENPPGAGVLRGSKRTRPLGPIQAAAGPGRVRPHQHTAAAASVMEAESRRRPFLPRGWLISIPTEGSRPGLHAGEKEDGDEVHLEELSLSKEEPDPEDTVQDNLGAAGAEEEQEEHQKCQQPRTPSPLILEGTIEHSSPPLSPTTKLIDRTESLNRSIEKSNSVKKSQPDLPISKIDQRLEQYTQAIETAGRTPKLARQASIELPSMAVASTKSRWETGEVQAQSATKTPSCKDIVAGDMSKKSLWEQKGGSKTSSTIKSTPSGKRYKFVATGHGKYEKVLVEGGPAP from the exons ATGAGGACGAGGGCTTTGGCGACTGGTCCCAGAGGCCAGAGCAGCGACAGGAGCATGAGGGGGTCCAGGGAGCCTCGGACAGCAGAGAACCCCCCCGGTGCAGGAGTCCTGAGGGGGAGCAAGAGGACAA GGCCCCTGGGCCCCATCCAGGCAGCTGCAGGGCCAGGCCGAGTGCGGCCACATCAGCACACAGCTGCAGCCGCTTCCGTCATGGAGGCTGAGAGCCGCCGCCGCCCCTTCCTCCCTCGGGGCTGGCTGATCTCCATTCCCACGGAGGGGAGCAG GCCCGGCCTGCATGCTGGTGAAAAGGAGGACGGTGACGAAGTCCACCTGGAGGAGTTGAGTCTGAGCAAGGAGGAGCCAGACCCAGAGGACACTGTCCAGGACAACCTGGGGGCCGCAGGGgctgaggaggagcaggaggag cACCAGAAATGTCAGCAGCCCAGGACACccagccccttgatcttggagGGGACCATTGAACACAGCTCACCTCCCCTGAGCCCCACCACTAAA CTCATCGACAGGACCGAGTCCCTAAACCGCTCCATAGAGAAGag TAACAGTGTGAAGAAGTCCCAACCAGACTTGCCCATCTCCAAGATTGACCAGCGGCTGGAACAATACACCCAGGCCATCGAG ACCGCTGGCCGGACCCCCAAGCTAGCCCGCCAGGCCTCCATAGAGCTGCCCAGCATGGCCGTGGCCAGTACCAAGAGTCGGTGGGAGACGGGTGAGGTACAGGCTCAGTCTGCCACCAAGACTCCATCCTGCAAG GATATTGTGGCTGGAGACATGAGCAAGAAAAGCCTCTGGGAGCAGAAGGGAGGCTCCAAGACCTCATCAACAATTAAG AGCACCCCATCTGGGAAGAGGTATAAGTTTGTGGCCACCGGGCATGGGAAGTATGAGAAGGTGCTTGTGGAAGGGGGCCCGGCGCCCTA
- the LSP1 gene encoding lymphocyte-specific protein 1 isoform X3 translates to MDAEGTRPTAQWSVEDEEEATRNPCRQERDRQLQAQDVDGGGHVPERPEHEMLLSLKPSEAPELDEDEGFGDWSQRPEQRQEHEGVQGASDSREPPRCRSPEGEQEDKPGLHAGEKEDGDEVHLEELSLSKEEPDPEDTVQDNLGAAGAEEEQEEHQKCQQPRTPSPLILEGTIEHSSPPLSPTTKLIDRTESLNRSIEKSNSVKKSQPDLPISKIDQRLEQYTQAIETAGRTPKLARQASIELPSMAVASTKSRWETGEVQAQSATKTPSCKDIVAGDMSKKSLWEQKGGSKTSSTIKSTPSGKRYKFVATGHGKYEKVLVEGGPAP, encoded by the exons ATGGATGCTGAAGGAACGCG GCCCACTGCTCAGTGGAGTGTGGAAGACGAGGAGGAGGCCACCCGCAACCCATGCCGGCAGGAGAGAGACCGGCAGCTTCAGGCCCAGGATGTGGACGGAGGCGGCCATGTCCCCGAGCGGCCGGAGCACGAGATGCT CCTCAGCCTGAAGCCCTCGGAGGCCCCTGAACTGGATGAGGACGAGGGCTTTGGCGACTGGTCCCAGAGGCCAGAGCAGCGACAGGAGCATGAGGGGGTCCAGGGAGCCTCGGACAGCAGAGAACCCCCCCGGTGCAGGAGTCCTGAGGGGGAGCAAGAGGACAA GCCCGGCCTGCATGCTGGTGAAAAGGAGGACGGTGACGAAGTCCACCTGGAGGAGTTGAGTCTGAGCAAGGAGGAGCCAGACCCAGAGGACACTGTCCAGGACAACCTGGGGGCCGCAGGGgctgaggaggagcaggaggag cACCAGAAATGTCAGCAGCCCAGGACACccagccccttgatcttggagGGGACCATTGAACACAGCTCACCTCCCCTGAGCCCCACCACTAAA CTCATCGACAGGACCGAGTCCCTAAACCGCTCCATAGAGAAGag TAACAGTGTGAAGAAGTCCCAACCAGACTTGCCCATCTCCAAGATTGACCAGCGGCTGGAACAATACACCCAGGCCATCGAG ACCGCTGGCCGGACCCCCAAGCTAGCCCGCCAGGCCTCCATAGAGCTGCCCAGCATGGCCGTGGCCAGTACCAAGAGTCGGTGGGAGACGGGTGAGGTACAGGCTCAGTCTGCCACCAAGACTCCATCCTGCAAG GATATTGTGGCTGGAGACATGAGCAAGAAAAGCCTCTGGGAGCAGAAGGGAGGCTCCAAGACCTCATCAACAATTAAG AGCACCCCATCTGGGAAGAGGTATAAGTTTGTGGCCACCGGGCATGGGAAGTATGAGAAGGTGCTTGTGGAAGGGGGCCCGGCGCCCTA